A part of Antechinus flavipes isolate AdamAnt ecotype Samford, QLD, Australia chromosome 6, AdamAnt_v2, whole genome shotgun sequence genomic DNA contains:
- the LOC127541225 gene encoding LOW QUALITY PROTEIN: atypical chemokine receptor 3-like (The sequence of the model RefSeq protein was modified relative to this genomic sequence to represent the inferred CDS: inserted 1 base in 1 codon; deleted 1 base in 1 codon): MDSFSFDYSEPVNFTDINWTCTRGDCITVDTVMCPSTTGRNVLLYILSIFYIFIFVVRMIANSVMVWVNLQAKXEGYETHLYILNLAIANLCVVVTISIWVVSLVQHNQWPMGELTCKITHLIFSINFFGSIFFLTYMSVNCYLSVTYFTNTSCRKKKVICRLICIFAWLLAICVSLPDAYYLKTVTSAANNETYCHSIYLEHSIKEWLLGMELLSVVLGFIIPFSIIVVFYFLFARAISALRNQEKHSNQKIIFSYIIVFLICWLPYHAVVLLDIFSFLHFIPFNCQLENFFYTALHVTQCLSLVHCCVNPVFYSFIN, translated from the exons ATGGATTCCTTCTCCTTTGATTACTCAGAACCAGTAAATTTCACAGATATCAATTGGACATGCACCAGAGGAGATTGCATCACCGTGGACACCGTCATGTGTCCTAGCACGACAGGCCGAAACGTCCTGTTGTATATCCTCtctatcttttatattttcatctttgtagtcAGGATGATAGCCAACTCAGTGATGGTCTGGGTGAATCTCCAGGCCA ATGAAGGTTACGAGACTCACCTGTACATCTTAAATCTGGCCATCGCCAATCTGTGTGTGGTTGTCACCATT TCCATCTGGGTGGTCTCTCTGGTCCAGCACAACCAGTGGCCCATGGGGGAGCTTACCTGTAAGATCACTCACCTCATTTTCTCCATCAACTTTTTTGGCAGTATCTTCTTCCTGACCTACATGAGTGTGAACTGCTATCTCTCCGTGACCTATTTCACCAACACCAGCTGCCGAAAGAAGAAGGTCATCTGCCGGCTCATCTGTATTTTCGCGTGGCTCCTGGCCATCTGTGTCTCCCTGCCAGACGCCTACTATCTGAAGACGGTCACCTCGGCCGCCAACAACGAGACCTACTGCCACTCCATCTACCTGGAGCATAGCATCAAGGAGTGGCTGCTGGGCATGGAGCTGCTCTCTGTGGTCCTGGGCTTCATCATCCCTTTCTCCATCATTGTAGTCTTCTATTTCCTATTCGCCAGAGCCATCTCAGCCTTGAGGAACCAGGAGAAACACAGCAACCAGAAGATCATTTTCTCCTACATCATCGTCTTCCTCATCTGCTGGTTACCCTATCACGCCGTGGTGCTTCTAGAtatcttctccttcctccattttattcCCTTCAACTGTCAGCTGGAAAACTTCTTCTACACAGCCCTCCATGTCACTCAGTGTCTGTCCCTGGTGCACTGCTGTGTCAACCCGGTATTCTACAGCTTCATTAACTGA